The DNA region GTGAGATGCCTTTGCAAGCACAGAGCTGACGTAGGAGCTGCAGCAATGGATGACACCGCGGCAATTCATTTTGCCTCCCAGAAAGGCCATATAGAAGTTGTCCGCGAGCTGCTGACTGCTGGGGCCACCGTGAAAGCGAAGAACAGGAAAGGCTTCACGGCGCTGCATTTCGCTGCGCAGAACTCCCACCTGGATCTTGTGAAGTACCTTGTGAAGAAAGGTGTCGACGTCACAGCAAAGACGAAAGGCGGGCAGACAGCTCTGCATGTCGCGGAGAATGATGATGTGCGTGCTTTCCTGAAAGAGTGCGAGCAGTCCTTGAAGAAGGGGGCCGAGCTACCATCGGAGAAGAAGGATGATTCTGCTCAGGACGATGGTGGCGGCAAGTCTTCACGTGAGGGTATGAAAGATGGGGATGATGCAGGCCAGGGTGAGAAGAGGAAAAGCGAGGGGGTTACTG from Panicum hallii strain FIL2 chromosome 9, PHallii_v3.1, whole genome shotgun sequence includes:
- the LOC112875005 gene encoding ankyrin repeat domain-containing protein 6, whose translation is MGRRRGGGGGGGGGGRGGGRGRGRDEEDDLHLHKAARSGDSAAAESLCESNPLAVNSRDRLSRTPLHLAAWAGHVEVVRCLCKHRADVGAAAMDDTAAIHFASQKGHIEVVRELLTAGATVKAKNRKGFTALHFAAQNSHLDLVKYLVKKGVDVTAKTKGGQTALHVAENDDVRAFLKECEQSLKKGAELPSEKKDDSAQDDGGGKSSREGMKDGDDAGQGEKRKSEGVTASSSPQVKKAKVSLGHLVGENDVDEEEED